TCCCCGAGGTGGTTGACGTACACGCCCACCTCGCCGAGCACGAGGGGGTTGAGGTCCGGTGGCGGGCCCGCCGACCGCCACGCGGGGACGAGGGCGCCGAGAGCGGGCAGGAACGGGCCAAGGGCGGGGGTCTCGGGCAGCGGGTCGCGGCTCGCGACGAGGAGCGCCTCGCGCAGCGGGCGGTAGGGCACGCCGGAGCTCGGTGTCGCGCCCGACAAGCGTCACCACGTCCTCCCCAACGTCGAGCACTGTACCCGCCGGCGCGCCGCGGCCGGGCGTCACCCGACGGCGACCGGGGTGCGCGGCACCGGGGGGTCGGCGGTGAACGCCGGGTCGCCGGCCGCGAGCCCGAGGCGTACGAACAGGACCGGGGCGACCCCGCCCGCCCACATCCCGACGGCGGCGTAGCGCAGGTAGCGGTAGGCGAGGGCGATCGGGTCCTCGCCGCCGGGGAAGAGCTCGCCGAGCCCGAACCACAGGGCGACGACGCCGACCAGCCCGACGGGGACGCGCAAAGCGCGCTTCCACACGGGGCCGTCGGTGGTGAACCCCCCACGGTTGCGGAGGAACACGAGGCCCGCCGCCACCCCGAACAGGGTGGCGGCGGGGGTGACGACCCTGCTTGTCTGCATCGGGTGGTGGAGCGGGTCGACGCCGATCCACCGGGCGGGCAGCGCCCAGCCGACGAACGCGACCCGCACGAGCACGGCCAGGGCGATGAGGCCGAGCGAGGCGGCGAAGGCGAGCCTCAGCTGGCGGCGTGGGTCGAGCGCAGCGACGCGTGCGGTCACCGTCTCGCGCCACCTCAGGTAGGCGGCGAGCAGCACCGCGCCGACGACCCACCCGACGATCGTGTCGACGGGGAAGTGCACGCCGAGCTGCAGCCGGGAGACGCCCAGCAGCGCCATGAGCACCACCGCGGCGGCCCACGCCCACCAGCGGCGGATCGCGGCGGCGAGGTAGCCCCAGACGACCACGGCGTTCTGGGCGTGCCCGGACGGCACGCCGAAGGTCGACTCGGCGCGCAGGGCGAGCGAGGGGTCGAGGAACGACGGGCGCGGTGTCCGCGCGGCGAGCTTGGCGATCTCGTTCAGCGACGCGGACAGCAGGAAGAGCACGGCGAGCTGGATGCCGACCGCGCGGTGCACCGACCACAGCACCATGGGGAAGACGAGGACGTAGAACTCCTCGTCGCCGAGCCACGTGACCGCCGCCATCACCGGCGTGAGCCAATCCAGGCGGTCCTGCAGGCGCTGGACGAAGCCGAG
This Egibacteraceae bacterium DNA region includes the following protein-coding sequences:
- a CDS encoding glycerophosphodiester phosphodiesterase family protein, with amino-acid sequence MAATPTAGSDRPPPRRRGWFTVVVLLAGAAVAALLQAAPTERIPHFVERAPVNIAHAGAQGHAPENTMPAFTRAVELGADVLEMDLQLTADDVVVLMHDATVDRTTGGTGRVRDLTLAEIKALEAGHDFPGPHGDYPFVGQGVEVPTLAEVFDAFPDEWLLLEMKPDSGPEILPALVALIEAHGRQRRTVVASFDRDLLLGLREAIPGIPTNLPESEGFTFVVLQLVGAHRWWTPPWEFLKVPTTWDLTNPIAWEAFPVVTPGFVRAAEHRGIDVNVWTINEPEEMHRLLNLGVHGILTDYPDRFGEVLAERAAAAFERADPGLHPRLGFVQRLQDRLDWLTPVMAAVTWLGDEEFYVLVFPMVLWSVHRAVGIQLAVLFLLSASLNEIAKLAARTPRPSFLDPSLALRAESTFGVPSGHAQNAVVVWGYLAAAIRRWWAWAAAVVLMALLGVSRLQLGVHFPVDTIVGWVVGAVLLAAYLRWRETVTARVAALDPRRQLRLAFAASLGLIALAVLVRVAFVGWALPARWIGVDPLHHPMQTSRVVTPAATLFGVAAGLVFLRNRGGFTTDGPVWKRALRVPVGLVGVVALWFGLGELFPGGEDPIALAYRYLRYAAVGMWAGGVAPVLFVRLGLAAGDPAFTADPPVPRTPVAVG